CCACATGGTGGCCTGCACGATTGATGAGGCGGTGCGCCGAGTGGTTGCCGTGGGCGCTGATCCGGACCGTATCGGAGGCGTGGACAACTTCTGCTGGCCTTCGGTGCAGTATGCCCGAATAGATAACCCTGACGGCAAGTACAAGGCTGCCCAGCTCGTAAGAGCGAACTGGGCCTTGAGGGATGTCTGCCGGGCTTATGAGATTCCGCTTCTTTCAGGAAAAGACAGCATGTACGTGGACGGACATCTTAAAGGGCTATACGGCGAGACCCATAAGGTCTCCGCTTTTCCTACATTGCAGTTTTCCTGTACCGGCGTGGTTGAAGATGTCACGCGTTGTGTGACCATGGACGCCAAGTTTGCCGGAGACTTGGTCTATGTGGTGGGGGAAACCAGGAATGAGCTGGGCGCTTCCGAGTACTACGAACACTTTGGTTATGTTGGGCTCCACGTGCCCAGGCTGGAACCCGACTCTTGTATGAAGTGTTACAGGGCGCTGAGCCAGGCTATCAAGGAGGAATTACTTGCATCGTGTCATGGCATCTATCGCGGGGGGCTTGGAGTTCACCTGGCCCTGGTCTCCATGGGAGGAGGCCTGGGCATGGCGGTTGACCTGTCCGGGGTTCCGAGGGTGGGTGCAGAGCATGATCATGTAATCCTTTATTCAGAGACGCCAGGCCGATTCATTGTGACGATTGACCCCAAGGATCATTCGTCTTTTGAGTCCGTCATGGATGCCGTACCGTACGGCTGTGTCGGGACTATTTCCGAAGCGCCTGAACTTGTCATCAATGGGTTGAAAGGGGAGTCGCTCATCAACATGTCGGTCTCTGAGCTTAAGGCCGCCTGGCAGGGGCCGTTTGGGGAACTTGTGTAATAGATGCCGGATGCTAATGCAGTGTGTCAACAGTCCAGTGCACGATTTTGGCAATTTAACATATCCTGAAATCACACCAGATGGGTGAAGCGTATGAGCACATTAAGTATTTCGTCTTGCCATTTTGAGGCCCATAGTTTCTGTGACGAGCCACTGGGGCATGATCTTTCTGGTGCGGGCAAGTGAAGGGTGCCACATGACACAAGGTCATACCGACAAAAGAATGGTCCATGTGCTTGTCCTTGCGGGCTATGGCCTGAACTGCGACCATGAGACTGCCTATGCCTTTGAACTGGCCGGGGCCGTTTCCGCCCGTGTTCACATCAATGCCCTTATCTCAGGGGAAGTGGCCCTTGCAAACTACGATATCCTTGTATTTGACGGTGGCTTTAGCTGGGGCGACGACCATGGCGCCGGTGTGCTGGAAGCCGTGCGTCTAAAGTATAACATCGGCGAAGCGTTTCAGGTCTTCATCAGGGAAGGAAAACTCGTCTTGGGGATCTGCAACGGCTTTCAGACCCTGGTAAACTTGGGCTTTCTTCCGGGCTTTGATGGAGATTATGAGACCAGACGGGTAGCCCTCACTTTTAACGATTGCGGGAATTTCCGGGATGACTGGGTCACCCTTTCCGGAAATCCGGAATCTGCTTGTGTTTTCACCAAGGGGATCAACCGGCTGGAACTTCCCGTACGGCACGGCGAAGGGAAGTTTTACGGGTCAGATGAGATCATCCAGCGCCTCGTGGATCAACAGCAGATAGTTTTCAAATACGCCACACCGGCCGGCGAGGCTGCCCAGGGGCAATTCCCGTATAATCCCAACGGTTCTATCCATGACATCGCAGGGATATGCGATCCCACAGGCCGTATCTTCGGTCTCATGCCACATCCCGAGGCGTTTAACCACTGGACCAATCATCCTGATTGGACACGCACTAAGGCGTTGGTGAAGCGCAAGGGTCAGTCGATCAAGTCTGAGCTGACAGTGGGCTCCAAGATCTTCAAGAATGCGGTTGACTACATACAAGAAACGCACCTCTGAATCCGTTCTTCCAGGGGATGCGACCAGAAGCCTTAATGACCACATACGCCGTGCACACATCGCTTTTTGCCATTGCAGCCTGTGTTTTCCTCTTTGGGGCCACGGCCCTTGCCTCCCCGCCCATTGTTCATCACGATCTGGCGCTTATCCTTTATCCTGCTTCACAGCGCCTGACAGGAACCGACACTCTGAAGGTGACTCCCGGAAAAGCCTCACATTTTTTGCTTACCCTTGCGGCTGATGCCCATGTGACCGAGGTCTCAATAGCCGGCAAGACCACACCATTTACCTTTGAAAACGGACGTCTTCGCATTCCCCTGGCACAGCATGCGGGAAGCGGTGAAGTCGCGGTCAGCGTTTCATACGAGGCGTTTTTCCGGGATAGTGTGCCAAAAGATCCCATCCACACCGAAGACCCGAGCTATGGAGTCACTGGGGTGATTTTACCTGAGGGGACTTTCCTGCTGCCAGGGGCCGGATGGTATCCGGACTTTCCCGGCAGCAGTTGTAGCTTTTTTCTGCGTGTCCAGGCTCCAGCAGGATATGAGGCAGTCACTCAAGGCAAGCGGCTGAACAGGGATACAGATGCAGGTGTAACCATTTCGATTTGGGATATTACACATGCCACAAAAGGGCTCGCCCTATCGGCAGGTCCGTATGTGATGCAAGAAAGAGAGGTCCATGGGATTCCCATATACACTTATTTATTTCCTGAAGATAGGCACCTTGCCGGACAGTACCTTGAAGCAACGGCCAGGTACCTGCGCCTCTACAGTAATCTTTTCGGACCTTATCCTTTTGAGAAATTCGCTGTGGTGGAAAACTTTTTTCCCACAGGATACGGATTTCCTTCTTACACTCTTCTGGGAAAAACGGTGATCCGACTTCCGTTTATCCTTGATACGAGTCTTGGGCACGAGGTGGCTCACTCCTGGTGGGGTAACGGTGTTCTGGTGGACTATGACCGCGGAAACTGGTGTGAAGGCCTCACCGTCTATGTAGCTGACTATTCATACAAGGAAAGGTCTTCTGCTGAAGAAGGGCGGGCCTACCGGCTGAAAGTGTTGAGGGATTATGCCACGCTGGTCCCTTCCGGAGAGGATTTCCCATTACAAGCGTTCACCGGTCGCATTAGTCCTTTGACGCGGGCTGTGGGCTATGGCAAGGGCGCCATGGTGTTTCACATGGCCCGACGTCTCGTAGATGATATGGCTTTCTGGGCAGGCCTGCGGGATGTCTTTCGAGAAAAATGTTTTCGCGTGGCCTCATGGGATGACTTTGCTGAGGCTCTGGGACATGCTGGTGGCCGCAACCTCAAGCCCTTTTTTTGCCAGTGGGTGACTCGGCCCGGAGCGCCAAAGCTGGCCCTGGAAGATGTGGAATTAAAGAAAGACAACCAGGGCTGGGAGGTCAGCGGCCGCCTGACCCAGAAGTCGCCTTACTACGATCTGGAAGTCCCCTTGAGGCTTGAGACTGATGGGGCGAGCATTGAGGCCAAAATCTCGTCAACGGGACGGGAAGCCTTCTTTGCCCTCAGTTCCAACGCTACCCCTCGAAGGCTTGTGGCGGATCCTGATGTGGACCTGTTTCGATACCTTGATCCGTCTGAGATTCCGCCTTCGGTCAACGGCATTAAGGGTTCGAAATCCCTGGTTGTCGTGGTTGCCCGAAGCCTTGCACCGGTAACCCGGGATGCTTCCAGGCTACTTCTGAAGGCCCTTGGCCAAGAGAAATCCCCCATGTTTCTTGAGGATGAAATATATCCTTCGCGCCTTGAAGGACACGATGTCCTTTATCTGGGAGTCCCGGAAGAGAAGGCCTATCTGTCGACTTTGCGCAAGGGACTGGCCCTGTGGCCGGATCGTTTCACCGTAGAAGGGGTGCGCTACCATGGGGAGGGGGATGTCCTTTTTGTTGTCCTTCCGAATCCACAGGATCGCCAACGGGTGATGGGCCTCTTTTTGCCCCTTTCTGCCAATGCCGTTCCCAAGGTGGCCCGAAAGATCCCCCATTACGGGAAATACAGCTATCTGGTTTTTCGCAAGGGCGTCAACCAGGCCAAAGGAACCTGGCCTGTGTCGGCGTCACCACTGATTCATGTGTTTTCACCTTGAAGCGCCCCGCCAATAGGGCGGATAATCGAAGGCTGATTTCGGTGCCTTACGGTGGAGAACCAGTGGAAATGGCAAAGGAGATCTTGTCACTTTCCCCAAAGGCATGTCATGTACCTGGAAAGTGCGGGGAGAGGTAAGAAAACACTATCAGTTTGAGTGAGAAACGGTAACCGTACTGCCTGGGTTTTTTGAGAAGTCGTGGGCAGTGGAATCCCCACGAATCCCCTATGTTGCAAGGGGATTTCGGGGGATTTTTTACAAGGAGCTCTCAATCGAAGAGCATTGCATCCTGGAGCCGGGATTGGACTTAATGGTCACACACATTTTCGCCCGTAACCAGGGTATTGCTAAAGTATTGCTGAACCAGCTCCTCAGGGGTCAGGTTGGGGGCGCCTGGCAGTACTTTTATTCCATTTTCTCCAAAAAGACTTAAGGCCCTTTGGCCCATACCTCCTGCAATAATAACGCTTACGCCCAGTTCGTGAAGCCAGATGGGGAGCACGCCCGGCTCGTGAGCTGGGGGCGTAAGGAGTTCTTTGTTTTTTATTTCCTTGTTTTCAACGTGGACAATGGCAAACTCTGCGGCATGGCCGAAATGGGCTGTCAGTTTACCTTCAGCTATCGGAACCGCAATCTTCATGTCAGTTGTCTCCCTTATATCCTTTATGTCCTTTTTCTCTTCTGATTTTCTCGGAGTCAGTTTAGTGACAGAGGCTTTTTTCTGGCTGCTTTCAGCGATCTTTGCGACAATTTCGTTGTAGGCCTTTGTCATCTCTGAATCAGGATATTTTTCCAGGTAGGACTCCCCTGCGTCAGCACACTGTACCATTTTCGTGTCAAAGGGTATCCGACCCAGGAAGGGGACATTCATGGCCATGGCAGTTCTAAAACCACCACCAGTGCCGAAGATATCGATGGCTTTGCCGCAGTGGGGACACACAGAACCGCTCATATTTTCTATTAGTCCAAAGACCGGCATCTTAACTGTTTTGCAAAAATTGATCGATTTTCTCACGTCGGCCAAGGATATCTCCTGAGGCGTTGTCACAATGATGGCCTTGCAACCAGGGATAGTCTGGGCAATGGACAGCGGTTCATCCCCTGTACCGGGGGGTGAATCGATAATGAGATAATCAAGTCTTTCCCAATGGACATCAGAAAGGAACTGCCGGATGACATGCATCTTTAAGGGGCCCCGCCAAATAACGGCTTCGTCTTGATCCTGAGTCAAGGATTCAATGGAAATCACTTTCAGGTTTTCCGAATAAGGCTTGGGCACCATTCGATTATCTCCGCTGATCTCAAGAAGTCCCTTGAGACCGAGCATCCTGGGGATATCAGGACCGTGGAGGTCTACATCCATCAAGCCGACCTTGGCCCCCTGTTTTGAAAGGGCCACAGCCAAATTGGCCGAAACGCTTGTCTTACCCACACCCCCCTTGCCGCTCATAACCAGGAACTTATTTTTGATAATACTCAGGGTTCCGTGGATTAGCTGATCTTGTTGAGCCGTGTCTGCAGCCTGTTTGGAACCAGAAGAACTACTCTTTTTGGACTCACTCATAAACTTTCCTCCTGTAGTGTGTTTTCGGTTAGCCTGTTAGCCCGTTAATGTTATGAAAACGTTGGGAGTCCGGTAAACCGGAAAACGGGCTAACGGGCTAACCGAATATTTCCCTCCTGTATCAGCGATGTATAAAAAAACTCCGTCGTTCGCTGCAATATAAGTATTCCTGGGCTTGATTGCAACCCCGGAAATTCTTGATGCTGTCACTTCATGTCATTGCGAGTCCGCCGCGGGCGGACGAAGCAATCTTGGGGGGCCTGGAATGGATGGCTTTGTCGTCCCGCCCCAGGCAGGACTCCTCGCAATAACCTCTACTTGAAGTTTCATTGCGTCGTCGAATTTGTGAAAATGCATACCTGGCCTAAACCCAGTGACCTTCCACATTGGGTCCCTCTACGGTTTCCAATTGACCGCTTTTGTACTGGGTAATGGCATCCATCACGCGTCCCTTGGCGCCTGTCACCACCTTGATGCCTGCGGCATTCAAAACATCAAAGGCCTTGGGGCCGCAGTTGCCGGAAATCAGCACATCGGCGTTCTGATCTACGACGGTTTTTGCCGCCTGGATACCTGCGCCCTGGGGAAGATTCAGGTTTTGTTTGTTCTCCACAGCCTCATACGCGAGTGTTTCCGGATCGACGATCAGGAAGTACTGGGCCCTTCCAAAGCGGGGATCCAGGTCTGAAATCAATTCATTTCCAGTAGACGTAACAGCTATCCTCATTGGTGATGATACCTCCTTGTTATTTTTCGCAGCATCGCTTGGGATTCTCACAGGGCGAAGACTGCCCGCAGCACAAACTTCCATCTCCGGCCCCGCGGCCGGCGCCCGAATACTCGGCCCCCTTCATGACATAGGCAACAGAAGAACTCATTACCTTTTCGGCCGGTTTTCCGCACTCCGGACAGGTATTGGATGACCCTTCTTGAAGGGACTGCAATCTTTCAAAGCTATGGCCACAGCCCGTGCATCGATATTCATAGATTGGCAAGTGACATTCCTCCCTTCTCTATTAATGCTCAGCTTGTTTCAATACCTCCATCAACTCATCGGCCCGATTGTATCCGGCAACCTTCACATCAACCGCCTTAACGCCCTCTGTCTGTTCAACAGCAGTCTTTATGTCATATGCCAGCTTAAAGGCCAAGGGACAAACCGGAGAAGACGGCCGAAATGTCAAGTAGACCTTGCCGGCAGGGTCTACCGAAATGTCTCTGACCAGTTTCATACGCATGATGTCGAGATTGGTGCCAGGGTCAATCACGCCCCTTAAGGCCTCTTCTATCTTCTCTATGATCGTCATTGAGGATTTCCAGGTTGATAGTAGATTGCAGAGCCCTTTTTTGCGACCCTGAGTTTTTCATTTTTTACCAAGGGCTCGATGTACTTCAGGATTTCATTCTTGTGCACATTTAGTCCGGAAGAGATGTCGTCGAGCGTGCAGGGCCGCCTTGCTAGCAAGCTCAACAGGTCTTTCTCAATGTTGGTTTTCCCCGTGTGCTTTTCAGAATCCCTGAACGGGGCGATGACTTCAGCCTGATCCCCTAATATCTCGCAAAACCTGCCCAGCTTTTCTGCAGAGACCTGCCGTGCGTAGGTTTCTGCAGACGGGCGGACCGCCGTGTTGACTTGGATTTTTTGGGGATGAATTTTGTCAATCCAATGTTTGAATTGTAGGGCATCGGTCTCGGTTGCATTGATGCCGTCCAGGATAAAGACCTCAAGCCAGATAGCCCCCGCATATTCATTGCGAAAGGTCATCAGCCCGTTGACCATGGCGTCGAACTGTATGTCAGGGTGGGGCCGGTTAATGGCTTCAAACCCTTCTTGATTATGGGCGTCCAGGGAAGGCAGCACCACATCAGCCTCTATGATCGATTCACGGACCCGGCTGTCTGCCAGAAGGGAGCCGTTGGTCAATACAGCCACGGGAATCTGTGTGTGTTTCTTGATATCGCGAATCAACAACCCGATGTCACTATTCAGCGTCGGTTCCCCTGAACCTGCCACGGTGATGTAGTCTGCACGCACACCCGCTTTCAGCTTTTGACATGCCTGGTCCAGGATTTTGTCAACCGGCAGGTACGGCTTTCTTGCTATGATCTTTTTTGGGGTTCGTCCGAGTTGGCAATAGATGCAATCGTACGAACAGACCTTATAAGGGACCAGATCAACGCCCAAGGACAAGCCTAATCTGCGTGAAGGGACTGGGCCGTAAACAAATTTTTCTGTCATTTATAATAAGCGTTCATAGGTTCAGGGTTACCATTTGTGATAACTCACCCGTTGTTTTGACGGGATAAAAACCAAAAAGACCAGAAAGCCTTCCTCATGCCCTCTATCCTGATGTCCCGTCAAACAAAAAGTCCTCAACCCGGCGCCACAGTTCCTTGACGGCATCAGATACCTTGCCGTCTGAAAATTCGACAACGCTTTTGCCGGCAACCATGGCATGGGTGACGGCCGTATCATAGGGGATACGACCAACCAACTCGATCTGATTGTCGTTACAATAAGTTGCAATCCGGTCCGACATCTCCTCGTTCAGGTCGAATTTGTTGACACAGGCGAGGGTCGGAATCTTGAAATGGGCAGCCAGGCCTGCAACCCGTTCAAGGTCGTGCAGACCCGACAAGGTCGGCTCGGTTACAATCAGGACCACGTTCGTGCCGGTGATGGAGGCGATCACCGGGCAGCCTATGCCCGGAGGACCGTCCAAAATAATGGTGTCAAGACCTTGCTCTTCAGCCAGTACCTTGGCCTGGTTTCTAACCAGGCTCACCAGCAGGCCGGAGTTCTCCTCTGCGATACCCAGTTTGGCATGGACCATGGGACCGAGCCGCGTTTCCGAAATATACCACTTGCCGCATATCACCTGTGGAAAGTCGATGGCCTCAACCGGACAGAAATAAACGCACACGCCACAGCCTTCACAGTCTATCTTGTTGACAACGAAGTCCTGGCTGATGGCATTGAACTGACACCGATCCAGACATTCCCCGCATTCGATGCAGGTCTCCGGATCTATTTTAGCGACTCGTCCTCCCCTGAAGTCTTCCTCATGCTTTATGTCCGGGGCGAGAATGAGGTGGAGGTCCGCCGCATCCACATCACCGTCGGCCAGAACCTTATTCTCGGCAAGGGCCGCAAAAGAGGCCACCACGCTTGTCTTTCCGGTGCCTCCCTTGCCGCTTATGATCGTAAGTTCTTTCATCCAATCAATCCCGCTATTTTTTCGTAGACGGCTCGAAACCGATCCTTCATCTCAGGCATTATCTCTACCATCATGATTCCACGGGAATAGGCCTCGGCAACCTTTCTGTCATCTGGAATTTCCATCAAGATCGGTATGTTTTCTTTTCCGGCATACTTGTTAACACCATCATCTCCCACATCGCAGCGGTTTATGATGATGCCAACGGGAATTTCCAAAATACGCACTGCCTCAACAGCAAGCTTTAGGTCGTTTAAGCCAAAAGGCGTAGGCTCGGTCACCATAATCGCAAAGTCCGAATGCTTCAGGGTAACAATGACCGGACACGACGTGCCGGGCGGGGCATCGATGATGGAGATCTTTTCAGGAGCGATGTGTTTTTTTACTCGCTCAATGAGGGGCGGGGACATGGCCTCACCAACCCGCAAACGGCCATGAACGAATTCAACATGGCCGGACCTCCCGCTTTCCAGTACCCCGAGTTCGCGGCCCTTTTCGCTTATGGCTTCCGTTGGGCAGACCATCATGCACCCTCTGCAACTGTGGCAGAGTTCGGGGAAGGTCAGGACCTTTTTCCCAATGACAGTGATGGCGCTGAACTGACAGATCTCGCCGCACTTGCCGCAAAAATCGCACTTGTCAAGATCTACTTCCGGGACAGGTGTTGTCACCGTCTCAGTGTGGTTTATCTCAGGTTTCATGAAAAGGTGGGCATTCGGTTCTTCCACATCGCAATCCAAGAGCTGCACATCTCCGTTCAGTGACACAGCCAGGTTGGTAGCGATAGTGGTCTTGCCCGTGCCGCCTTTTCCGCTGGCAATGCAAATAATCATATAACCTATTCCCGCGTCATTGCCGTGCCGCACTTGGGGCACTTTTGTTCAAAGCAAGGACTTCCAAGCTGATGGGGAGATTTTTCGCCACAGCTGGGGCAAACGCAGTTTCCCCCGGGGCCTGCTGCAAAGCCGCCGCCTTTTCCGCGACCCCCAGCGCCTTGACCCATTCCTCTGCCTGTTCCGGGGCCCTGACCTCTTGGGCCTGTTCTGTCTCCTCTTGGCATGTCTTCTCCTTCAACTAAATTGCTCAGCGATCTTATTCGCCTTCGCCGGAATACCCTGCAGCGCACCGTTGCCCAAGCTATGGCGCGTCGGCGACTTGCTGCAGGGATGAAAGGCAAGGCGAACTACGGCGAAGTTACGCTTTGATACCCCGCAGCTTGCTGCGGGGAGCTTCATTTCCGAGTTTCCAGTTCTTTGATCCGCCGCTGGATTTCTTCCATCTGTCCACGTAGAACCTCGGCATCTTCCTTGAGATATGAAAGCTCTTCTTTCCTCGTGGACTTTGATCCAGATGCCATGGGGGATGAGGCCTGTAGACCACGTCCCATGCCCATGCCACGACCGCCTCCCATGCCACGACCGCCTCCCATGCCGCGACCGCCTCCCATGCCGCGACCGCCTCCCATGCCGCGACCCATGCCCATGCCGCCACCTGCACCAAAGCCGATTCCAGGGACTTGCTGAGGCGAGGGGCTCGGTGGTTGGTTGACATAGGCCTGCATGCCGGCATGGTTCTCGGCGTTGGGCTTATCTGTTGGTTGCAATTGCCTGCTCTTGTATTGCCCGGCGGCCTCGCGGACTGTTCCGGAAACGCCGGTTATCACATCAAGGCCCGCTTCTGAAAGGACCTCGTAGGCATTAGGCCCGACATTACCAGTAAGGATTGCCTTTGCTCCCTTATCAGCTACGACCTTGGCCGATTGTATTCCCACGCCACCCCCTTGCGTCAGGTTTGCATTTGGCACTGCCTCGAAACTCATGTCATCGGGATCCAGAATCATAAAATACTGACATCTGCCGAATCTGGGGTCGACCACTGAGTCAAGGTCGGGCCCTGTTGATGAAATGGCTATTTTCATAGTTGGTCTTCTCCCTCAAACGCTTCTATTCGATCTCTTCGACATTTTTGCCGGCATTTGGCCCAGGGCTGGTGACAAAGATGTCTGTAATCTTTAGCACAAGGGCCGATTTTGCTGTCAAATCAGGCTTTTCAGCTTTAACCATCTCAACAGCCATGTCGTGAATCTTGCCTGATGTTTCAATCCTTGGCGTTCCTTTGAATTGGTAGCCTTTGCGGGGTTTGACATCCCAATCCCATACGGAGATGGCCATAATGGGGTTTTGCTGAATATTTTCGAAGGTTTTCTTCATAAAAATGTCAGCCAACATGATCTCATCATCAGAAAGGATCTTAACAAAGTGTATCGGAACCACGTTTGGGATCCCATCCTTGGTGCAAGTTGCTACGGCATAACCCCTGGTTTTTTCCATGACATCTTTCATTTCCTGCGTTAGTTTTGCCATTTTGCGCCTCCTTTTTTGGTTTCTTTCTATCCCTTTTCCCCTACTCGGTGGAACTCGTCATGTCCGCATGACGGACATTGTTGCGGTGACCCTGTAGCAGGCGGCTCTTCCCACCAGCATTGGCAGCCATCACACAAGAAGACTCGGTTGACCAAGGTGTCCACTCTTTCATAGTTGCCACCGTCCACACTGATCGCCTTGCCGTGTATTAAGGCGTCTGCCACAATCTTTCGGGCCTGTTCAATAATACGTCCAAATGTTGCCCTCGACACCCCCATCTGTTTGCCCGCTTCTTCGTGAGACATGTTGAGGAAATCAGCCAGTCTCAAGGCCTCAAGTTCATCCACGGTCAACTGGACCTGCTCCAGTTCCATCATGGGGACACCCCGTGGTTTGAAATAGTTTATTTCAGGGTCGATCTCTACAAGACGACTTTTAAGTGGTCTTACCATGATGGCACCGTTATGAAATCGTTCCGCGATCCTAATTAACCGGACACAACTGGAACAGTAATCGTTATGAGTATATGCCAAAAACTACTTTAAGCACCCGAGTGGGGGTTGTCAAGACAAAATCGCTCCGTGACAAAATCGCTGCGCGATTTTGTACAGCGCGGCGTTGGCGCTTCAAACAAGGAGTGCCTACCGAAATCATTGCGTATCAGATTGAGTTCGGTCCCCAAAATGTCTCTTTAGTACCAGGATATGCCGTGGCCGGATTGCCGTCATTGTGAAGCCTTCAGGTAATGGACAAATTGCCGGAGGCTCAGGGTGGAAAACCGGTCGAATTCGGCAAACATCTCGAGACCGGGTACCAGGGCCTTCACTACAGGTATGTCCAGATCCTTTCTCGTCAGGTTGACATAAATGGGCCGGTAGCCGTTTAT
This Deltaproteobacteria bacterium DNA region includes the following protein-coding sequences:
- a CDS encoding DUF134 domain-containing protein; translated protein: MVRPLKSRLVEIDPEINYFKPRGVPMMELEQVQLTVDELEALRLADFLNMSHEEAGKQMGVSRATFGRIIEQARKIVADALIHGKAISVDGGNYERVDTLVNRVFLCDGCQCWWEEPPATGSPQQCPSCGHDEFHRVGEKG
- a CDS encoding NifB/NifX family molybdenum-iron cluster-binding protein, producing the protein MRIAVTSTGNELISDLDPRFGRAQYFLIVDPETLAYEAVENKQNLNLPQGAGIQAAKTVVDQNADVLISGNCGPKAFDVLNAAGIKVVTGAKGRVMDAITQYKSGQLETVEGPNVEGHWV
- a CDS encoding pyridoxamine 5'-phosphate oxidase family protein, with product MAKLTQEMKDVMEKTRGYAVATCTKDGIPNVVPIHFVKILSDDEIMLADIFMKKTFENIQQNPIMAISVWDWDVKPRKGYQFKGTPRIETSGKIHDMAVEMVKAEKPDLTAKSALVLKITDIFVTSPGPNAGKNVEEIE
- a CDS encoding DUF59 domain-containing protein, which codes for MTIIEKIEEALRGVIDPGTNLDIMRMKLVRDISVDPAGKVYLTFRPSSPVCPLAFKLAYDIKTAVEQTEGVKAVDVKVAGYNRADELMEVLKQAEH
- a CDS encoding P-loop NTPase; its protein translation is MSESKKSSSSGSKQAADTAQQDQLIHGTLSIIKNKFLVMSGKGGVGKTSVSANLAVALSKQGAKVGLMDVDLHGPDIPRMLGLKGLLEISGDNRMVPKPYSENLKVISIESLTQDQDEAVIWRGPLKMHVIRQFLSDVHWERLDYLIIDSPPGTGDEPLSIAQTIPGCKAIIVTTPQEISLADVRKSINFCKTVKMPVFGLIENMSGSVCPHCGKAIDIFGTGGGFRTAMAMNVPFLGRIPFDTKMVQCADAGESYLEKYPDSEMTKAYNEIVAKIAESSQKKASVTKLTPRKSEEKKDIKDIRETTDMKIAVPIAEGKLTAHFGHAAEFAIVHVENKEIKNKELLTPPAHEPGVLPIWLHELGVSVIIAGGMGQRALSLFGENGIKVLPGAPNLTPEELVQQYFSNTLVTGENVCDH
- a CDS encoding ATP-binding protein, which codes for MKELTIISGKGGTGKTSVVASFAALAENKVLADGDVDAADLHLILAPDIKHEEDFRGGRVAKIDPETCIECGECLDRCQFNAISQDFVVNKIDCEGCGVCVYFCPVEAIDFPQVICGKWYISETRLGPMVHAKLGIAEENSGLLVSLVRNQAKVLAEEQGLDTIILDGPPGIGCPVIASITGTNVVLIVTEPTLSGLHDLERVAGLAAHFKIPTLACVNKFDLNEEMSDRIATYCNDNQIELVGRIPYDTAVTHAMVAGKSVVEFSDGKVSDAVKELWRRVEDFLFDGTSG
- a CDS encoding radical SAM protein; the protein is MTEKFVYGPVPSRRLGLSLGVDLVPYKVCSYDCIYCQLGRTPKKIIARKPYLPVDKILDQACQKLKAGVRADYITVAGSGEPTLNSDIGLLIRDIKKHTQIPVAVLTNGSLLADSRVRESIIEADVVLPSLDAHNQEGFEAINRPHPDIQFDAMVNGLMTFRNEYAGAIWLEVFILDGINATETDALQFKHWIDKIHPQKIQVNTAVRPSAETYARQVSAEKLGRFCEILGDQAEVIAPFRDSEKHTGKTNIEKDLLSLLARRPCTLDDISSGLNVHKNEILKYIEPLVKNEKLRVAKKGSAIYYQPGNPQ
- a CDS encoding NifB/NifX family molybdenum-iron cluster-binding protein; the encoded protein is MKIAISSTGPDLDSVVDPRFGRCQYFMILDPDDMSFEAVPNANLTQGGGVGIQSAKVVADKGAKAILTGNVGPNAYEVLSEAGLDVITGVSGTVREAAGQYKSRQLQPTDKPNAENHAGMQAYVNQPPSPSPQQVPGIGFGAGGGMGMGRGMGGGRGMGGGRGMGGGRGMGGGRGMGMGRGLQASSPMASGSKSTRKEELSYLKEDAEVLRGQMEEIQRRIKELETRK
- a CDS encoding phosphoribosylformylglycinamidine synthase subunit PurQ; this encodes MTQGHTDKRMVHVLVLAGYGLNCDHETAYAFELAGAVSARVHINALISGEVALANYDILVFDGGFSWGDDHGAGVLEAVRLKYNIGEAFQVFIREGKLVLGICNGFQTLVNLGFLPGFDGDYETRRVALTFNDCGNFRDDWVTLSGNPESACVFTKGINRLELPVRHGEGKFYGSDEIIQRLVDQQQIVFKYATPAGEAAQGQFPYNPNGSIHDIAGICDPTGRIFGLMPHPEAFNHWTNHPDWTRTKALVKRKGQSIKSELTVGSKIFKNAVDYIQETHL
- a CDS encoding ATP-binding protein — protein: MIICIASGKGGTGKTTIATNLAVSLNGDVQLLDCDVEEPNAHLFMKPEINHTETVTTPVPEVDLDKCDFCGKCGEICQFSAITVIGKKVLTFPELCHSCRGCMMVCPTEAISEKGRELGVLESGRSGHVEFVHGRLRVGEAMSPPLIERVKKHIAPEKISIIDAPPGTSCPVIVTLKHSDFAIMVTEPTPFGLNDLKLAVEAVRILEIPVGIIINRCDVGDDGVNKYAGKENIPILMEIPDDRKVAEAYSRGIMMVEIMPEMKDRFRAVYEKIAGLIG
- a CDS encoding zinc ribbon domain-containing protein → MPIYEYRCTGCGHSFERLQSLQEGSSNTCPECGKPAEKVMSSSVAYVMKGAEYSGAGRGAGDGSLCCGQSSPCENPKRCCEK
- a CDS encoding M1 family peptidase — encoded protein: MTTYAVHTSLFAIAACVFLFGATALASPPIVHHDLALILYPASQRLTGTDTLKVTPGKASHFLLTLAADAHVTEVSIAGKTTPFTFENGRLRIPLAQHAGSGEVAVSVSYEAFFRDSVPKDPIHTEDPSYGVTGVILPEGTFLLPGAGWYPDFPGSSCSFFLRVQAPAGYEAVTQGKRLNRDTDAGVTISIWDITHATKGLALSAGPYVMQEREVHGIPIYTYLFPEDRHLAGQYLEATARYLRLYSNLFGPYPFEKFAVVENFFPTGYGFPSYTLLGKTVIRLPFILDTSLGHEVAHSWWGNGVLVDYDRGNWCEGLTVYVADYSYKERSSAEEGRAYRLKVLRDYATLVPSGEDFPLQAFTGRISPLTRAVGYGKGAMVFHMARRLVDDMAFWAGLRDVFREKCFRVASWDDFAEALGHAGGRNLKPFFCQWVTRPGAPKLALEDVELKKDNQGWEVSGRLTQKSPYYDLEVPLRLETDGASIEAKISSTGREAFFALSSNATPRRLVADPDVDLFRYLDPSEIPPSVNGIKGSKSLVVVVARSLAPVTRDASRLLLKALGQEKSPMFLEDEIYPSRLEGHDVLYLGVPEEKAYLSTLRKGLALWPDRFTVEGVRYHGEGDVLFVVLPNPQDRQRVMGLFLPLSANAVPKVARKIPHYGKYSYLVFRKGVNQAKGTWPVSASPLIHVFSP